A stretch of the Pseudomonas sp. ACM7 genome encodes the following:
- a CDS encoding penicillin-binding protein activator: MIACLRLFTALCLAALLAACASSPSSSLGELPRTPDASIEQLLAQAAQSKDPEKASLLRLSAADLAYRQGNAGQSAQILQQVPVETLKPGQQVFASTLAAELAMVRNQPKAALTALSHPSLQRLSELPVEQQVRTGTVHARALEADGQTLAAARERIFIAPMLEGEAASKNHEAIWTLIASLPTDQLQPNTSDDLGGWMGLALAVKSAGTVEQQQAAIDNWRAQNPKHPAAIQLPLPLTKLKELASQPLSKIALLLPQDGPLASVGKALREGFMAAHYQAQQAGQKPPAIEFYDSSKLTSMDEFYRKAQADGVQLVVGPLEKPLVKQLSARPQLPITTLALNYSEGEQGPAQLFQFGLAAEDEAREVSRRARADGLHRAAIMVPKGEWGDRVLRAFSQDWQANGGSIVATERVDQPVQLAQQIADMFQLRQSEGRAKSLQSTVGGQVAAQPSRRQDIEFIFLAATPQQAQQIKPTLNFQYAGDVPVYATSHVFSASGDVNQYNDMNGIRFCETPWLLEANDPLRKQVTAQWPQAAGSLGRLYAMGVDAYRLAPRLGQLKALPDSRIEGQSGSLGMTANQRVVRQLPWAQFVSGQVQRLPDTPR, encoded by the coding sequence ATGATCGCTTGCCTGCGGCTGTTCACTGCCCTCTGCCTCGCTGCCTTGCTGGCGGCTTGCGCCAGCTCGCCCTCCTCCAGCCTTGGCGAACTTCCACGGACCCCGGATGCCAGTATCGAGCAATTGCTCGCACAGGCCGCTCAAAGCAAAGACCCGGAAAAAGCCTCCCTGTTGCGCCTGAGCGCGGCAGACCTGGCCTATCGTCAGGGGAATGCCGGCCAGTCCGCGCAAATCCTGCAACAAGTCCCCGTCGAAACACTCAAGCCTGGCCAACAGGTTTTCGCCAGCACCCTGGCGGCTGAACTGGCCATGGTTCGCAATCAGCCCAAAGCGGCACTGACTGCCTTGAGTCATCCGAGCCTGCAACGCCTGAGTGAACTGCCGGTTGAGCAACAGGTTCGCACCGGCACTGTTCATGCCCGCGCCCTTGAAGCCGATGGCCAGACCCTGGCTGCCGCACGGGAGCGCATCTTCATTGCGCCAATGCTCGAAGGTGAAGCGGCAAGCAAAAACCACGAAGCGATCTGGACCCTGATCGCTTCGCTGCCGACCGACCAATTGCAGCCAAACACCTCCGACGACCTCGGCGGCTGGATGGGCCTGGCTCTGGCAGTGAAAAGTGCCGGCACCGTGGAACAACAGCAAGCGGCGATCGACAACTGGCGCGCACAGAATCCAAAGCACCCGGCCGCCATTCAACTGCCGTTGCCACTGACCAAACTCAAGGAACTGGCCAGCCAGCCCCTGAGCAAAATCGCCCTGCTGCTGCCACAAGACGGCCCGTTGGCGTCGGTCGGCAAAGCACTGCGCGAAGGTTTCATGGCTGCTCACTACCAGGCCCAACAAGCCGGGCAGAAGCCGCCAGCCATCGAGTTCTATGACAGCTCGAAACTCACTTCGATGGACGAGTTCTACCGCAAGGCCCAAGCCGATGGCGTGCAGTTGGTCGTCGGTCCGCTGGAGAAGCCGCTGGTCAAACAGCTCAGCGCTCGCCCGCAACTGCCGATCACCACCCTGGCGCTGAACTACAGCGAAGGCGAACAAGGTCCGGCCCAGCTGTTCCAGTTTGGTCTTGCGGCTGAAGACGAAGCCCGCGAAGTGTCCCGCCGTGCTCGCGCCGATGGCCTGCATCGCGCAGCCATCATGGTGCCGAAAGGCGAATGGGGCGATCGCGTGTTGAGAGCGTTCAGCCAGGATTGGCAGGCTAACGGTGGCAGCATCGTCGCTACCGAACGTGTCGACCAACCGGTTCAACTGGCCCAGCAGATTGCCGACATGTTCCAGCTGCGTCAGAGCGAAGGTCGTGCCAAGAGCCTGCAAAGCACCGTTGGCGGGCAGGTAGCCGCCCAGCCTTCGCGTCGCCAGGACATCGAGTTCATCTTCCTGGCCGCAACGCCTCAGCAAGCCCAGCAGATCAAGCCGACACTGAACTTCCAGTACGCTGGCGACGTGCCGGTTTATGCCACCTCCCACGTGTTCAGCGCCAGCGGCGATGTGAATCAGTACAACGACATGAACGGCATTCGCTTCTGCGAAACCCCATGGTTGCTGGAGGCCAACGATCCACTGCGCAAACAGGTTACCGCTCAATGGCCACAAGCTGCTGGCAGTCTGGGTCGTCTGTACGCGATGGGCGTTGACGCCTATCGCCTGGCACCACGCCTGGGGCAACTCAAGGCATTGCCGGACAGCCGCATCGAAGGCCAATCGGGCAGCCTGGGCATGACTGCAAACCAGCGAGTCGTGCGTCAGTTGCCATGGGCACAGTTCGTGAGCGGTCAGGTTCAACGCCTGCCGGACACCCCGCGCTGA
- the rsmI gene encoding 16S rRNA (cytidine(1402)-2'-O)-methyltransferase translates to MAAFTDHEVCALTAPGALNSAAGSLYVVATPIGNLDDISARALKILREVALIAAEDTRHSQRLMQHFGIPTPLAACHEHNERDEGSRFITRLLAGDDVALISDAGTPLISDPGYHLVRQARAAGINVVPVPGACALIAALSAAGLPSDRFIFEGFLPAKAVGRRARLELVKEEPRTLIFYEAPHRILECLQDMELVFGGERPALLAREITKTFETLKGLPLAELREFVESDSNQQRGECVVLVAGWSAPETEDAVSSEAMRILNLLLEEMPLKRAAALAAQITGERKNVLYQVALDKQKGE, encoded by the coding sequence ATGGCGGCTTTTACCGATCATGAGGTGTGCGCTTTGACTGCTCCAGGTGCTTTGAATTCCGCTGCTGGCTCGCTTTATGTGGTGGCGACGCCCATCGGCAACCTGGACGACATCAGTGCGCGTGCGCTGAAGATCCTGCGCGAGGTCGCCCTGATCGCCGCCGAAGATACCCGTCACTCTCAGCGATTGATGCAGCATTTCGGCATTCCTACACCGCTGGCGGCCTGTCATGAACACAATGAGCGGGATGAAGGTAGCCGCTTTATCACTCGCTTGCTCGCCGGCGACGATGTGGCGCTGATTTCCGATGCCGGCACGCCGTTGATTTCCGATCCGGGTTATCACCTCGTGCGCCAGGCTCGTGCTGCGGGAATTAATGTTGTGCCGGTTCCGGGCGCCTGCGCTCTGATCGCGGCGTTGTCGGCGGCGGGGCTGCCGTCGGACCGTTTCATCTTCGAAGGCTTCCTGCCGGCCAAGGCTGTCGGTCGGCGCGCCCGACTTGAGTTGGTAAAGGAAGAACCGCGCACGCTGATTTTTTATGAGGCGCCACACCGCATCCTTGAATGTCTGCAAGACATGGAACTGGTGTTCGGTGGGGAACGCCCGGCTTTGCTGGCCCGTGAAATCACTAAAACCTTTGAAACCCTTAAGGGCTTGCCACTGGCTGAGTTGCGCGAGTTCGTCGAGTCAGACAGCAATCAGCAACGCGGCGAATGCGTGGTGTTGGTGGCGGGTTGGTCTGCCCCCGAGACCGAGGACGCCGTCAGCAGTGAAGCCATGCGCATTCTGAATCTGTTGCTTGAAGAAATGCCGCTCAAGCGAGCCGCGGCGTTGGCGGCGCAAATTACCGGCGAGCGCAAGAATGTGCTCTATCAGGTCGCGCTGGATAAACAGAAGGGCGAGTAA
- the mraZ gene encoding division/cell wall cluster transcriptional repressor MraZ yields the protein MFRGANAISLDAKGRLAMPSRYRDELVSRSSGQLIVTIDAVDPCLCVYPLDEWEIIETKLRALPSLREENRRLQRLLIGNAVDLELDGSGRFLVPPRLREYAKLDKRAMLVGQLNKFQLWDEDAWDAVSAADLAAIQQPGAMPDELRDLIL from the coding sequence GTGTTTCGCGGAGCTAACGCTATCAGTCTCGACGCAAAGGGCCGTCTCGCTATGCCGAGCCGGTACCGTGACGAGCTCGTTTCGCGTAGTTCCGGTCAGTTAATCGTCACAATTGATGCCGTTGATCCGTGTTTGTGTGTTTACCCCCTCGACGAGTGGGAAATTATTGAAACCAAACTGCGCGCACTGCCTTCGCTTCGCGAAGAGAACCGCCGCCTGCAACGTTTACTGATTGGTAATGCCGTCGACCTCGAGCTCGATGGCAGTGGTCGTTTTCTGGTTCCGCCGCGTCTTCGTGAATATGCCAAGTTGGATAAGCGCGCGATGTTGGTAGGCCAACTGAACAAGTTCCAATTGTGGGACGAGGATGCCTGGGATGCGGTTTCTGCCGCTGACCTGGCTGCCATTCAACAACCGGGCGCCATGCCTGATGAACTGCGTGATTTGATCCTGTGA
- the rsmH gene encoding 16S rRNA (cytosine(1402)-N(4))-methyltransferase RsmH encodes MTIDSGFNHITVLLDEAVEALAVRPDGCYLDGTFGRGGHSRLILSQLGPDGRVLGFDKDPQAIATGQTLAAEDGRFVVVQRSFAELGSEVAERGLAGKVSGVLLDLGVSSPQLDDPERGFSFLNDGPLDMRMDPSRGISAAEFVNTAPVEEIARVFKQYGEERFSGRMARAVAERRDIKPFERTADLAEVLKVANPAWEKGKNPATRAFQGLRIHVNNELGDLEAGLEAALECLEVGGRLVVISFHSLEDRIVKLFMRKLVKGEADNLPRNLPVRHVAFEPIIKIHGKAQSASEAELKANPRSRSAVMRVAEKLR; translated from the coding sequence GTGACTATTGATAGCGGCTTTAACCACATCACCGTACTGCTTGACGAAGCCGTGGAGGCTCTCGCCGTACGTCCTGATGGCTGCTATCTGGACGGTACGTTCGGGCGCGGCGGACACAGCCGGTTGATCCTCAGCCAGCTCGGCCCCGATGGTCGGGTGCTCGGATTCGATAAAGATCCTCAAGCGATTGCCACCGGGCAAACGCTAGCGGCCGAAGACGGCCGCTTTGTCGTTGTACAGCGCAGCTTCGCCGAGCTCGGTTCGGAAGTCGCCGAACGTGGTCTGGCCGGCAAGGTCAGCGGCGTTTTGCTCGACCTCGGCGTATCTTCGCCGCAGCTCGACGACCCTGAGCGCGGCTTCAGTTTCCTCAATGATGGCCCGCTGGACATGCGCATGGACCCGTCCCGCGGGATCAGCGCTGCCGAATTCGTCAACACCGCCCCGGTGGAAGAAATCGCCCGGGTGTTCAAGCAATACGGCGAAGAACGTTTCTCCGGCCGGATGGCCCGTGCCGTGGCCGAGCGTCGCGACATCAAGCCGTTCGAGCGCACTGCCGATCTGGCTGAAGTCCTGAAAGTCGCCAACCCTGCATGGGAAAAGGGCAAAAACCCGGCGACCCGTGCGTTCCAGGGCTTGCGTATTCACGTCAACAACGAACTGGGTGATCTGGAAGCCGGCCTCGAAGCCGCACTGGAATGCCTGGAGGTCGGCGGCCGCCTGGTGGTCATCAGCTTCCACTCGCTGGAAGACCGCATCGTCAAACTGTTCATGCGCAAACTGGTGAAAGGCGAAGCCGACAACCTGCCGCGCAACCTGCCGGTACGTCACGTCGCCTTCGAACCAATAATCAAAATCCATGGCAAAGCGCAGTCCGCCTCCGAGGCCGAACTCAAAGCCAACCCACGCTCCCGTAGCGCCGTCATGCGCGTCGCGGAGAAGCTGCGGTGA
- the ftsL gene encoding cell division protein FtsL, giving the protein MSKLFAKPLPGGSFFMFLLFIGVLVSAIGVSYSAHWNRQLLNSLYNELSVRDKAQAEWGRLILEQSTWTAHSRIEVLATEQLKMRIPGAAEVQMVAP; this is encoded by the coding sequence GTGAGCAAGCTTTTCGCCAAGCCACTTCCCGGCGGAAGCTTTTTCATGTTTCTGCTGTTTATTGGCGTGCTCGTGTCGGCCATCGGCGTTTCCTATAGCGCCCACTGGAACCGTCAACTGTTGAACTCCCTGTACAACGAGTTGAGCGTGCGCGACAAGGCGCAAGCGGAGTGGGGCCGTTTGATTCTCGAACAGAGCACCTGGACCGCCCACAGCCGTATCGAAGTCCTGGCGACCGAGCAATTGAAGATGCGCATTCCTGGCGCCGCTGAAGTGCAGATGGTGGCGCCATGA
- a CDS encoding penicillin-binding protein 2 — MKLEGALFPWRFRLVLGLLGVMVAAISWRIIDLQVVDRAFLKGQGDARSVRHIPIPAHRGLITDRNGEPLAVSTPVTTLWANAKEMQTAKEKWPALAAALGQDPKALAERLEAQANKEFIYLVRGLTPEQGQSVLDLKVPGVYGIEEFRRFYPAGEVTAHMVGFTDIDDHGREGVELAYDEWLAGVPGKRQVIKDRRGRLIKDVQVTKNAKAGKPLALSIDLRLQYLANRELRNAIIENGAKAGSLVIMDVKSGEILAMVNQPTYNPNNRRNLQPAMMRNRAMIDVFEPGSTMKAISMSAAIETGRWKPSDTVEVYPGSLQIGKYTIKDVSKTEGPVLDLTGILINSSNVGMSKVAFDIGGETIFRLAQKVGLGQDTGLGFPGERVGNLPNYREWRKAETATLSYGYGISVTAIQLVHAFSALANNGRLAPLTLIKTDKPAQTTQVLPEAVAKTMQGMLTQVIEAPRGVFRAQVPAYHVAGKSGTARKTSVGTKGYAENSYRSLFAGFGPMSDPRYAIVVVIDEPTKAGYFGGLVSAPVFSKVMSGTLRLMNITPDNLPPTQQANAAPVVPLKANGGRG, encoded by the coding sequence ATGAAACTCGAGGGCGCACTCTTTCCATGGCGGTTCCGCCTGGTGCTGGGTTTGCTCGGCGTCATGGTCGCGGCGATTTCCTGGCGCATTATCGATCTGCAAGTAGTCGACCGTGCCTTTCTTAAAGGTCAGGGCGATGCGCGCAGCGTTCGTCATATCCCGATTCCGGCTCACCGTGGTCTGATCACCGACCGTAACGGCGAGCCTTTGGCCGTGAGTACCCCAGTCACCACCCTTTGGGCCAATGCCAAGGAAATGCAAACGGCCAAAGAGAAGTGGCCTGCACTGGCGGCTGCCTTGGGGCAGGACCCGAAAGCCCTGGCCGAACGTCTCGAGGCCCAGGCCAACAAAGAATTCATTTATCTGGTGCGCGGGCTGACCCCCGAACAGGGCCAGTCGGTGCTCGATCTGAAAGTGCCGGGCGTTTATGGCATCGAAGAATTTCGTCGTTTCTACCCGGCCGGTGAAGTCACTGCCCATATGGTCGGTTTTACCGACATCGATGACCACGGTCGTGAAGGCGTCGAGCTGGCCTACGACGAATGGCTGGCCGGGGTCCCCGGCAAGCGACAGGTGATCAAGGATCGGCGTGGCCGACTTATCAAGGATGTTCAGGTCACCAAAAACGCCAAGGCCGGAAAGCCCTTGGCGTTGTCCATTGACCTGCGTCTGCAATACCTGGCCAACCGTGAACTGCGTAACGCGATCATCGAGAACGGCGCCAAGGCCGGCAGCCTGGTGATCATGGACGTGAAGAGCGGCGAGATCCTCGCCATGGTCAACCAGCCGACCTACAACCCGAACAACCGTCGCAACCTGCAACCGGCGATGATGCGTAACCGCGCGATGATCGACGTGTTCGAACCGGGTTCGACCATGAAAGCGATTTCCATGAGCGCCGCGATTGAAACCGGGCGCTGGAAACCGAGCGACACTGTCGAGGTGTATCCGGGCTCCTTGCAGATTGGTAAGTACACCATCAAGGACGTATCGAAGACCGAAGGCCCAGTGCTCGACCTCACCGGCATCCTGATCAACTCCAGTAACGTCGGCATGAGTAAGGTCGCCTTCGATATCGGTGGCGAAACGATTTTCCGTCTGGCGCAAAAAGTCGGCCTCGGCCAGGACACCGGCCTGGGCTTCCCAGGCGAGCGCGTCGGCAACCTGCCGAACTACCGCGAATGGCGCAAGGCTGAAACCGCCACGCTGTCGTACGGCTACGGTATCTCTGTGACCGCGATCCAGTTGGTCCACGCCTTCTCAGCCCTGGCCAATAACGGTCGCCTCGCGCCGTTGACCCTGATCAAAACGGACAAGCCAGCGCAAACCACACAGGTATTGCCGGAAGCGGTCGCGAAAACCATGCAAGGCATGCTGACCCAAGTGATCGAAGCCCCGCGTGGTGTCTTCCGTGCGCAAGTGCCGGCGTATCACGTGGCAGGCAAGTCGGGTACTGCGCGTAAGACGTCGGTGGGCACCAAAGGCTACGCCGAGAATTCCTACCGTTCGCTGTTCGCAGGCTTTGGCCCGATGAGCGATCCGCGTTACGCAATCGTGGTGGTGATCGATGAGCCGACCAAGGCCGGTTACTTCGGTGGTCTGGTATCGGCCCCGGTGTTCAGCAAAGTGATGTCCGGGACCTTGCGCCTGATGAACATCACCCCGGACAACCTGCCACCTACTCAACAAGCGAACGCAGCACCGGTCGTTCCGCTGAAAGCCAATGGAGGGCGCGGCTGA
- a CDS encoding UDP-N-acetylmuramoyl-L-alanyl-D-glutamate--2,6-diaminopimelate ligase: MSLSLNKIFAHAGRDLLIRELTLDSRNVRAGDLFLAVPGGKFDGRAHIADALQRGAAAVAYEVEGATVLPITDVPLIPVKGLAAQLSDIAGRFYGDPSRHLNLIGVTGTNGKTSVTQLVAQALDLLGQHCGIVGTLGTGFYGALESGLHTTPNPIAVQATLADLKKAGAKAVAMEVSSHGLDQGRVTALAFDVAVMTNLSRDHLDYHGTMQAYGEAKAKLFAWNDLKCRVVNLDDDFGRQLAADKRESRLITYSLEDASAYLYCREAQFDDEGVRATLVTPQGEHHLRSTLLGRFNLSNVLAAVGALLGLDYALDEILNVLPKLEGPAGRMQRLGGGTQPLVVVDYAHTPDALEKVLMALRPHAKGRLLCLFGCGGDRDRGKRPLMAEVVERLADGVLVTDDNPRTEDPAVIFDDIRAGFTAVDKVTFVAGRGRAIAQLIASASADDVIVLAGKGHEDYQEINGQRHAFSDLVEADHALTAWEVAHA, encoded by the coding sequence ATGTCTCTGAGTCTGAACAAGATTTTCGCCCACGCCGGCCGCGATCTGTTGATCCGCGAACTGACCCTGGACAGCCGCAACGTGCGGGCTGGCGATCTGTTTCTCGCCGTTCCTGGCGGCAAGTTCGACGGTCGCGCGCACATTGCCGACGCTCTGCAACGCGGCGCTGCCGCTGTGGCGTATGAAGTCGAAGGCGCGACCGTGTTGCCGATTACCGATGTGCCGCTGATTCCGGTCAAAGGCCTGGCGGCGCAGCTGTCGGACATCGCCGGACGTTTTTACGGTGACCCCAGTCGTCACCTGAACCTGATCGGCGTGACCGGCACCAACGGCAAAACCAGCGTGACGCAGCTGGTTGCGCAAGCATTGGATTTGCTCGGCCAGCACTGCGGCATCGTCGGCACGTTGGGCACCGGTTTTTACGGCGCGCTCGAAAGCGGCTTGCACACCACGCCGAACCCGATCGCCGTGCAGGCAACCCTCGCCGACCTGAAAAAGGCTGGTGCCAAAGCCGTCGCCATGGAAGTTTCTTCCCACGGTCTGGATCAGGGCCGCGTTACCGCGCTGGCGTTCGATGTGGCGGTGATGACCAACCTGTCCCGCGATCACCTGGATTACCACGGCACCATGCAAGCCTACGGTGAAGCCAAGGCCAAGCTGTTTGCCTGGAACGATTTGAAGTGCCGGGTGGTCAACCTCGACGACGATTTCGGCCGGCAACTGGCTGCGGACAAACGTGAATCGCGCCTGATCACCTACAGCCTGGAAGATGCCAGCGCTTATCTTTATTGCCGTGAAGCGCAGTTCGATGACGAAGGCGTGCGCGCCACGCTGGTCACGCCGCAGGGTGAGCATCACTTGCGCAGCACCTTGCTCGGTCGCTTCAACCTGAGCAACGTACTGGCCGCGGTCGGCGCCTTGCTGGGTCTGGACTACGCGCTGGATGAAATCCTCAACGTGCTGCCGAAACTCGAAGGCCCGGCCGGACGCATGCAGCGCCTCGGCGGCGGTACTCAGCCGCTGGTAGTGGTTGATTACGCCCACACACCGGATGCGCTGGAAAAAGTCTTGATGGCCCTGCGTCCTCACGCCAAAGGCCGTTTGCTGTGCCTGTTCGGTTGCGGTGGTGATCGCGATCGCGGCAAACGTCCGCTCATGGCTGAAGTGGTCGAGCGTCTGGCTGACGGCGTGCTTGTGACCGATGACAACCCGCGCACCGAAGACCCTGCCGTGATCTTCGACGACATCCGCGCCGGTTTTACCGCTGTGGATAAAGTCACCTTCGTCGCTGGCCGTGGCCGGGCGATTGCCCAATTGATCGCCAGCGCTTCGGCAGATGACGTGATTGTCCTGGCCGGTAAAGGTCACGAGGACTATCAGGAAATCAACGGCCAGCGTCACGCTTTCTCCGATCTGGTCGAGGCCGATCACGCCTTGACCGCGTGGGAGGTGGCCCATGCTTAA
- the murF gene encoding UDP-N-acetylmuramoyl-tripeptide--D-alanyl-D-alanine ligase has protein sequence MLKALKLSELTGALNARLVTADASFDGVSIDSRAIKPGQLFIALTGPRFDGHDYLNDVAAKGAVAALVEREVADSALPQLLVKDTRQALGQLGALNRAAYTHPVAAITGSSGKTTVKEMLASILRTRGPVLATRGNLNNDLGVPLTLLELAPEHTAAVIELGASRLGEIAYTVDMTKPHVAVLNNAGTAHVGEFGGPEKIVEAKGEIIEGLDADGVAVLNLDDKAFDIWKTRAAGRKVLTFALSNVSADFYASDLDRDARGCPAFNLHTPEGMERVQLNLLGTHNVANAMAAAAAAHALGVSLFGIATGLGAVQPVKGRTVAQLATNGMRVIDDTYNANPTSMCAAVDILAGFSGRTVLVLGDIGELGDWAEQGHRDVGEYARGKVSALYAVGPMMAHAVNAFGPQAFHFSTQAELIKALGAEQDTNTTILIKGSRSAAMENIVAALCGTSLEKH, from the coding sequence ATGCTTAAGGCCTTGAAACTGAGCGAACTGACCGGCGCGCTGAATGCCCGCTTGGTCACTGCCGATGCCAGCTTCGACGGCGTCAGCATCGACAGCCGCGCGATCAAACCAGGCCAACTCTTTATTGCCCTGACCGGTCCGCGCTTCGATGGGCATGACTATCTCAATGACGTAGCCGCAAAAGGCGCCGTAGCGGCGCTGGTCGAGCGTGAAGTCGCCGACAGCGCACTGCCGCAATTGCTGGTGAAAGATACTCGTCAGGCGCTGGGGCAACTCGGCGCGCTGAACCGTGCGGCCTACACCCATCCTGTCGCAGCGATCACCGGTTCCAGCGGCAAGACCACGGTCAAGGAAATGCTCGCCAGCATCCTGCGCACGCGCGGTCCAGTGTTGGCGACCCGTGGCAACCTGAACAATGACCTCGGCGTTCCGCTGACCCTGCTCGAACTCGCACCGGAACATACCGCTGCGGTGATTGAACTGGGTGCTTCGCGGCTCGGCGAAATTGCCTACACCGTCGACATGACCAAGCCTCATGTGGCCGTGCTCAACAACGCCGGGACCGCCCACGTCGGCGAGTTCGGCGGGCCGGAAAAAATCGTTGAAGCCAAGGGCGAGATTATTGAAGGGCTGGATGCCGATGGCGTCGCCGTTCTCAATCTTGACGACAAGGCGTTCGACATCTGGAAGACCCGCGCTGCCGGTCGCAAAGTGCTGACCTTCGCCCTGAGCAATGTCAGTGCCGATTTCTACGCCAGCGATCTGGACCGCGACGCTCGCGGTTGCCCGGCGTTCAACCTGCACACTCCTGAAGGTATGGAGCGCGTTCAACTGAACCTGCTCGGCACCCATAACGTCGCCAATGCCATGGCCGCCGCCGCCGCCGCCCATGCGCTGGGCGTGTCGCTGTTCGGCATCGCCACCGGTCTCGGCGCGGTGCAACCGGTCAAGGGTCGCACCGTCGCGCAACTGGCCACCAATGGCATGCGCGTAATCGATGACACGTACAACGCGAACCCCACCTCCATGTGCGCCGCCGTTGATATACTCGCCGGCTTTTCCGGCCGCACCGTTCTGGTGCTCGGAGATATCGGCGAGTTGGGTGATTGGGCGGAGCAGGGGCACCGCGATGTGGGCGAGTACGCCCGCGGCAAGGTTTCCGCGCTTTACGCTGTCGGGCCAATGATGGCCCACGCCGTGAACGCTTTCGGTCCACAGGCCTTTCACTTCAGCACTCAGGCTGAACTGATCAAGGCCCTGGGCGCCGAGCAAGACACAAACACCACCATTTTGATCAAGGGCTCGCGCAGCGCTGCGATGGAAAACATCGTCGCCGCTTTGTGCGGGACCAGCCTGGAGAAACATTAA
- the mraY gene encoding phospho-N-acetylmuramoyl-pentapeptide-transferase has protein sequence MLLLLAEYLQQFYKGFAVFQYLTLRGILGVLTALVLSLCYGPWMIRTLQNRQIGQSVRNDGPQSHLSKSGTPTMGGALILSSIGVSTLLWADLTNRYVWTVLLVTLLFGAIGWVDDYRKVIEKNSRGLPSRWKYFWQSVFGLGAAIFLYMTAATPVETTLILPMLKDHSIPLGIGFVVLTYFVIVGSSNAVNLTDGLDGLAIMPTVMVGGGLGIFCYLSGNVKFAEYLLIPYVPGAGELIVFCGALIGAGLGFLWFNTYPAQVFMGDVGALALGAALGTIAVIVRQEIVLFIMGGVFVMETLSVVIQVASFKLTGRRVFRMAPIHHHFELKGWPEPRVIVRFWIITVILVLVGLATLKLR, from the coding sequence ATGCTGCTGCTGCTAGCGGAGTATCTGCAACAGTTCTACAAAGGCTTCGCGGTCTTTCAGTACCTGACCCTGCGCGGGATTCTCGGTGTGCTGACCGCGTTGGTTTTGTCGCTGTGCTATGGCCCGTGGATGATCCGCACTTTACAGAACCGTCAGATCGGTCAATCCGTTCGTAACGACGGTCCACAATCGCACCTGTCCAAGTCCGGCACCCCGACCATGGGCGGCGCGCTGATCCTGTCGTCCATCGGCGTCAGCACGTTGCTTTGGGCTGACCTGACCAACCGTTATGTGTGGACCGTTCTGCTGGTGACCTTGTTGTTTGGCGCGATCGGCTGGGTCGACGATTACCGCAAAGTGATCGAGAAGAACTCCCGTGGCTTGCCGAGCCGCTGGAAGTACTTCTGGCAATCGGTGTTCGGCCTGGGCGCGGCGATCTTCCTTTATATGACCGCAGCGACACCGGTGGAAACCACCCTGATTTTGCCGATGCTCAAGGACCACAGCATTCCGCTGGGCATAGGCTTCGTCGTCCTGACCTACTTCGTGATCGTCGGCTCGAGCAACGCGGTCAACCTGACCGACGGCCTCGACGGTCTGGCGATCATGCCCACCGTAATGGTCGGCGGCGGGTTGGGAATCTTCTGCTACCTGTCGGGTAACGTGAAATTCGCTGAATACCTGCTGATCCCGTATGTACCGGGCGCAGGAGAGTTGATCGTGTTCTGCGGCGCCTTGATCGGCGCGGGCCTCGGGTTCCTCTGGTTCAACACCTATCCGGCTCAGGTGTTCATGGGCGACGTCGGCGCACTGGCGCTGGGCGCGGCACTGGGCACCATCGCGGTGATCGTTCGTCAGGAAATCGTCCTGTTCATCATGGGCGGCGTGTTCGTGATGGAGACCCTGTCAGTCGTCATTCAAGTTGCTTCCTTTAAGCTCACCGGTCGCCGTGTGTTCCGCATGGCACCGATTCACCACCACTTTGAACTCAAGGGCTGGCCCGAGCCACGCGTGATCGTCCGTTTCTGGATCATCACCGTGATTCTCGTGCTGGTTGGCCTTGCCACCCTGAAGCTGAGGTAG